One genomic region from Colletes latitarsis isolate SP2378_abdomen chromosome 10, iyColLati1, whole genome shotgun sequence encodes:
- the Ranbp16 gene encoding ran-binding protein 16 isoform X3 yields the protein MADEQEVQQLELLCKQLYESQNSAHRAEAEKALVAFQNAPDTLTKCQLLLDRGNSAYAQLLAATTLTKLVSRSGGLSLQQRLDIWNYVLTYLATQPKLPNFVIQALVTLFARISKLGWFDSDKDEFVFRNVVNDVTKFLQGSVEHCMIGVQLLSQLTCEMNQVSDADANRSLTKHRKIASSFRDTQLFEIFKLSCTLLSTARENCKNLNFNDEAQHGLMRQLLKLAHNCLTFDFLGTSTDESDDLCAIQIPNNWRPIFLDPTSLKLFFDLYHSLPNSLSSLALSCLVQIASVRRSLFSNSERTQFLTHLVNGVINIIQNLRGLSDPGNYHEFCRLLLRLKSNFQLGELISLEHYPEDIQLIAKFTVQSLQMWQFSPNSLHYLLTLWQKMVSSIPYVKSGDLHLLDIYTPEVVNAYITSRFESVAIVVRERLEDPLDDLGVVQQQLEQISVIGRCEYQKTYTLLVQLFDQAARTYQELMTQTASPTQQMDITIQEGQLTWLVYIIGGVIGGKVTFNCNEELDAMDGELVCKVLQLMNLTDSRLAQGGCEKLESAMLSFFEQFRKIYVGEQVQKTPKVYRRLSDVLGVNDESMILGILIRKIITNLKYWGRSEQIISKTLQLLNDLSVGYSCVRKLVKLEEVQFMLNNHTGEHFPFLGNNVPVSEMRCRSMFYTSLGRLLMVDLGEDEERFHTFMLPLTAALESLGQLMGAADPSLFAAEEAKKAVIGLARDLRGLAFAFNTVTSYMMFFDWIYPNYTPILLHFVELWHYEPQVTTPVLKLFAELVQNRSQRLLFEASSPNGILLFREASKVICSYGNRILNVEVPKDQIYPLKLKGISICFSMLKAALCGNYVNFGTFRLYGDEALDNALNTFVKLLLSIPQSDLLDYPKLSTTYYALLEYLAQDHMVFLSTLEPRLFLYILSSISEGLTTLDTMVCTGCCATLDHIVTYLFKQMYPKGGYARRKNAVVPGGGDLFLQVLKQHPEILQQILSTVLNVIMFEDCRNQWSMSRPLLGLILLNEDYFNQLRENIIRSQPVNKQATMAQWFENLMEGIERNLLTRNRDRFTQNLSSLIKDINDTSKGPSYTSANTVNEMMT from the exons ATGGCGGACGAACAG GAAGTACAGCAGCTGGAGTTGCTATGCAAGCAATTGTACGAATCACAAAATTCTGCGCATCGTGCAGAGGCTGAAAAGGCACTTGTTGCTTTTCAAAATGCACCAGATACGCTTACAAAGTGCCAGCTCCTACTTGATCGAGGAAATTCTGCATATGCTCAATTATTAGCAGCCACTACATTGACAAAATTGGTTTCACGCTCTGGAGGGCTCAGTTTACAACAAAGGCTTGACATAT GGAATTATGTTCTCACCTATTTAGCAACTCAACCAAAATTACCAAATTTTGTAATACAAGCTTTGGTTACATTATTTGCTAGGATATCAAAGCTTGGTTGGTTCGATTCTGACAAAGATGAATTTGTCTTTAGAAATGTGGTTAACGATGTAACAAAATTTCTTCAG GGGTCTGTGGAACACTGTATGATAGGAGTACAATTACTTTCTCAATTGACTTGTGAAATGAATCAAGTATCGGATGCTGATGCAAATAGGTCTCTTACAAAACATAGAAAAATTGCCAGTAGCTTCAGAGATACACagctttttgaaatatttaagttATCGTGTACTTTACTGAGTACAGCACGCGAGAATTGTAAAAATCTAAATTTTAATGATGAAGCACAA caCGGTCTGATGAGACAGCTTTTAAAACTGGCACACAACTGTCTAACATTTGACTTTCTTGGAACGTCAACGGATGAAAGCGACGATCTTTGTGCGATACAAATTCCAAACAATTGGCGACCCATATTTCTGGATCCTACATCGTTAAAACTTTTCTTTGATCTATATCATAGTCTACCCAACTCATTGTCATCTTTGGCTCTATCGTGTTTAGTCCAAATAGCATCTGTCAGAAGAAGTTTATTTTCAAATTCAGAAAGGACACAATTTTTAACACACTTGGTTAACGGTGTGATAAacataatacaaaatttaaggGGCCTGAGCGACCCTGGGAACTATCACGAATTTTGTAGACTACTATTAAGGTTAAAAAGCAATTTTCAACTCGGTGAACTGATTTCACTTGAACATTATCCAGAAGATATACAATTAATCGCAAAATTTACAGTCCAAAGTTTACAAATGTGGCAATTTTCACCCAATAGTTTGCATTACCTTTTAACTTTGTGGCAAAAAATGGTGTCATCTATACCATATGTGAAATCCGGTGATCTACATTTATTAGATATATACACACCGGAAGTTGTGAATGCATACATTACTTCGAGATTCGAATCGGTTGCGATAGTGGTTAGGGAACGTTTGGAAGATCCACTTGATGATTTAGGAGTGGTACAACAGCAATTAGAACAAATATCGGTAATCGGAAGATGTGAATATCAAAAGACATATACCTTATTAGTACAACTCTTTGATCAAGCTGCTAGAACGTATCAAGAGTTAATGACACAAACAGCATCTCCTACTCAACAAATGGATATCACTATACAAGAAGGTCAACTCACATGGCTTGTATACATTATAG GTGGTGTCATTGGTGGAAAAGTAACATTTAATTGTAATGAAGAGTTAGACGCGATGGATGGCGAATTAGTCTGCAAAGTACTTCAGTTAATGAATTTGACCGACTCGAGACTTGCACAAGGTGGCTGTGAAAAATTGGAGTCAGCAATGTTGAGCTTTTTCGAACAATTTCGTAAGATATACGTAGGCGAACAAGTTCAAAAAACTCCTAAGGTATATAGAAGACTGTCGGACGTTTTGGGCGTGAATGATGAATCTATGATACTCGGTATTCTAATTCGAAAAAT AATAACGAACTTGAAATATTGGGGCCGTAGTGAAcaaattatttcgaaaacatTACAGTTATTAAATGATCTATCTGTGGGTTATAGCTGCGTTCGTAAACTTGTAAAATTAGAAGAAGTACAATTTATGCTCAACAATCACACA GGAGAGCATTTTCCATTTTTGGGAAACAATGTTCCTGTATCAGAAATGCGTTGTAGATCAATGTTCTACACATCCTTGGGTAGATTATTGATGGTAGATTTAGGTGAAGACGAAGAAAGGTTTCACACTTTTATGTTACCTCTAACAG CTGCATTAGAAAGTTTGGGACAATTAATGGGCGCTGCTGATCCCTCACTTTTCGCAGCAGAAGAAGCGAAAAAAGCAGTAATCGGTTTAGCGAGAGATTTGAGAGGTTTAGCTTTTGCATTTAATACAGTGACATCATACATGATGTTCTTTGACTGGAT ATATCCAAACTATACACCGATTTTATTACATTTTGTGGAATTATGGCATTACGAACCACAAGTCACAACTCCCGTCCTAAAATTATTTGCTGAATTAGTACAAAATAGAAGTCAACGATTACTGTTTGAGGCATCTTCTCCAAacggaattttattatttcgtgaAGCTAGTAAAGTGATATGTAGTTACGGTAATCGTATATTGAATGTTGAAGTTCCGAAAGATCaaatttatcctttaaaactgaAAGGAATAAGTATATGCTTTAGTATGCTAAAAGCTGCTTTGTGTGGAAATTACGTGAATTTTGGAACGTTCAGATTGTACGGTGATGAGGCTCTAGATAATGCGCTTAATACATTTGTAAAATTACTCCTTAGTATACCACAAAGTGATTTATTG GATTACCCAAAGTTATCTACAACATATTACGCGTTACTAGAATACTTGGCACAGGATCACATGGTTTTCCTCTCCACCCTAGAACCCAGACTTTTCTTGTACATTCTATCAAGCATCAGTGAAGGCCTTACAACACTAG ATACAATGGTTTGTACTGGTTGTTGTGCAACACTGGATCATATTGTGacatatttatttaaacaaatgtaTCCAAAAG GGGGCTATGCAAGGAGGAAAAATGCTGTTGTACCAGGAGGAGGAGATttatttttacaagttttaAAACAACATCCAGAAATCCTTCAACAAATATTAAGTACTGTTTTAAATGTGATAATGTTTGAGGATTGTAGAAATCAATGGAGTATGTCACGTCCGCTATTGGGGTTAATTCTTTTAAACGAAGAT TATTTTAATCAATTACGAGAAAATATTATTAGAAGTCAACCGGTTAATAAGCAGGCAACAATGGCACAgtggtttgaaaatttaatggAAGGAATTGAAAGAAATTTACTCACAAGGAATAGAGATAg GTTTACACAAAATTTGTCATCACTCATAAAAGATATAAATGATACCTCGAAAGGACCTTCTTACACGTCTGCAAATACTGTCAATGAAATGATGACGTAG
- the Ranbp16 gene encoding ran-binding protein 16 isoform X2, producing MADEQEVQQLELLCKQLYESQNSAHRAEAEKALVAFQNAPDTLTKCQLLLDRGNSAYAQLLAATTLTKLVSRSGGLSLQQRLDIWNYVLTYLATQPKLPNFVIQALVTLFARISKLGWFDSDKDEFVFRNVVNDVTKFLQGSVEHCMIGVQLLSQLTCEMNQVSDADANRSLTKHRKIASSFRDTQLFEIFKLSCTLLSTARENCKNLNFNDEAQHGLMRQLLKLAHNCLTFDFLGTSTDESDDLCAIQIPNNWRPIFLDPTSLKLFFDLYHSLPNSLSSLALSCLVQIASVRRSLFSNSERTQFLTHLVNGVINIIQNLRGLSDPGNYHEFCRLLLRLKSNFQLGELISLEHYPEDIQLIAKFTVQSLQMWQFSPNSLHYLLTLWQKMVSSIPYVKSGDLHLLDIYTPEVVNAYITSRFESVAIVVRERLEDPLDDLGVVQQQLEQISVIGRCEYQKTYTLLVQLFDQAARTYQELMTQTASPTQQMDITIQEGQLTWLVYIIGGVIGGKVTFNCNEELDAMDGELVCKVLQLMNLTDSRLAQGGCEKLESAMLSFFEQFRKIYVGEQVQKTPKVYRRLSDVLGVNDESMILGILIRKIITNLKYWGRSEQIISKTLQLLNDLSVGYSCVRKLVKLEEVQFMLNNHTGEHFPFLGNNVPVSEMRCRSMFYTSLGRLLMVDLGEDEERFHTFMLPLTAALESLGQLMGAADPSLFAAEEAKKAVIGLARDLRGLAFAFNTVTSYMMFFDWIYPNYTPILLHFVELWHYEPQVTTPVLKLFAELVQNRSQRLLFEASSPNGILLFREASKVICSYGNRILNVEVPKDQIYPLKLKGISICFSMLKAALCGNYVNFGTFRLYGDEALDNALNTFVKLLLSIPQSDLLDYPKLSTTYYALLEYLAQDHMVFLSTLEPRLFLYILSSISEGLTTLGAQKDSYTDTMVCTGCCATLDHIVTYLFKQMYPKGGYARRKNAVVPGGGDLFLQVLKQHPEILQQILSTVLNVIMFEDCRNQWSMSRPLLGLILLNEDYFNQLRENIIRSQPVNKQATMAQWFENLMEGIERNLLTRNRDRFTQNLSSLIKDINDTSKGPSYTSANTVNEMMT from the exons ATGGCGGACGAACAG GAAGTACAGCAGCTGGAGTTGCTATGCAAGCAATTGTACGAATCACAAAATTCTGCGCATCGTGCAGAGGCTGAAAAGGCACTTGTTGCTTTTCAAAATGCACCAGATACGCTTACAAAGTGCCAGCTCCTACTTGATCGAGGAAATTCTGCATATGCTCAATTATTAGCAGCCACTACATTGACAAAATTGGTTTCACGCTCTGGAGGGCTCAGTTTACAACAAAGGCTTGACATAT GGAATTATGTTCTCACCTATTTAGCAACTCAACCAAAATTACCAAATTTTGTAATACAAGCTTTGGTTACATTATTTGCTAGGATATCAAAGCTTGGTTGGTTCGATTCTGACAAAGATGAATTTGTCTTTAGAAATGTGGTTAACGATGTAACAAAATTTCTTCAG GGGTCTGTGGAACACTGTATGATAGGAGTACAATTACTTTCTCAATTGACTTGTGAAATGAATCAAGTATCGGATGCTGATGCAAATAGGTCTCTTACAAAACATAGAAAAATTGCCAGTAGCTTCAGAGATACACagctttttgaaatatttaagttATCGTGTACTTTACTGAGTACAGCACGCGAGAATTGTAAAAATCTAAATTTTAATGATGAAGCACAA caCGGTCTGATGAGACAGCTTTTAAAACTGGCACACAACTGTCTAACATTTGACTTTCTTGGAACGTCAACGGATGAAAGCGACGATCTTTGTGCGATACAAATTCCAAACAATTGGCGACCCATATTTCTGGATCCTACATCGTTAAAACTTTTCTTTGATCTATATCATAGTCTACCCAACTCATTGTCATCTTTGGCTCTATCGTGTTTAGTCCAAATAGCATCTGTCAGAAGAAGTTTATTTTCAAATTCAGAAAGGACACAATTTTTAACACACTTGGTTAACGGTGTGATAAacataatacaaaatttaaggGGCCTGAGCGACCCTGGGAACTATCACGAATTTTGTAGACTACTATTAAGGTTAAAAAGCAATTTTCAACTCGGTGAACTGATTTCACTTGAACATTATCCAGAAGATATACAATTAATCGCAAAATTTACAGTCCAAAGTTTACAAATGTGGCAATTTTCACCCAATAGTTTGCATTACCTTTTAACTTTGTGGCAAAAAATGGTGTCATCTATACCATATGTGAAATCCGGTGATCTACATTTATTAGATATATACACACCGGAAGTTGTGAATGCATACATTACTTCGAGATTCGAATCGGTTGCGATAGTGGTTAGGGAACGTTTGGAAGATCCACTTGATGATTTAGGAGTGGTACAACAGCAATTAGAACAAATATCGGTAATCGGAAGATGTGAATATCAAAAGACATATACCTTATTAGTACAACTCTTTGATCAAGCTGCTAGAACGTATCAAGAGTTAATGACACAAACAGCATCTCCTACTCAACAAATGGATATCACTATACAAGAAGGTCAACTCACATGGCTTGTATACATTATAG GTGGTGTCATTGGTGGAAAAGTAACATTTAATTGTAATGAAGAGTTAGACGCGATGGATGGCGAATTAGTCTGCAAAGTACTTCAGTTAATGAATTTGACCGACTCGAGACTTGCACAAGGTGGCTGTGAAAAATTGGAGTCAGCAATGTTGAGCTTTTTCGAACAATTTCGTAAGATATACGTAGGCGAACAAGTTCAAAAAACTCCTAAGGTATATAGAAGACTGTCGGACGTTTTGGGCGTGAATGATGAATCTATGATACTCGGTATTCTAATTCGAAAAAT AATAACGAACTTGAAATATTGGGGCCGTAGTGAAcaaattatttcgaaaacatTACAGTTATTAAATGATCTATCTGTGGGTTATAGCTGCGTTCGTAAACTTGTAAAATTAGAAGAAGTACAATTTATGCTCAACAATCACACA GGAGAGCATTTTCCATTTTTGGGAAACAATGTTCCTGTATCAGAAATGCGTTGTAGATCAATGTTCTACACATCCTTGGGTAGATTATTGATGGTAGATTTAGGTGAAGACGAAGAAAGGTTTCACACTTTTATGTTACCTCTAACAG CTGCATTAGAAAGTTTGGGACAATTAATGGGCGCTGCTGATCCCTCACTTTTCGCAGCAGAAGAAGCGAAAAAAGCAGTAATCGGTTTAGCGAGAGATTTGAGAGGTTTAGCTTTTGCATTTAATACAGTGACATCATACATGATGTTCTTTGACTGGAT ATATCCAAACTATACACCGATTTTATTACATTTTGTGGAATTATGGCATTACGAACCACAAGTCACAACTCCCGTCCTAAAATTATTTGCTGAATTAGTACAAAATAGAAGTCAACGATTACTGTTTGAGGCATCTTCTCCAAacggaattttattatttcgtgaAGCTAGTAAAGTGATATGTAGTTACGGTAATCGTATATTGAATGTTGAAGTTCCGAAAGATCaaatttatcctttaaaactgaAAGGAATAAGTATATGCTTTAGTATGCTAAAAGCTGCTTTGTGTGGAAATTACGTGAATTTTGGAACGTTCAGATTGTACGGTGATGAGGCTCTAGATAATGCGCTTAATACATTTGTAAAATTACTCCTTAGTATACCACAAAGTGATTTATTG GATTACCCAAAGTTATCTACAACATATTACGCGTTACTAGAATACTTGGCACAGGATCACATGGTTTTCCTCTCCACCCTAGAACCCAGACTTTTCTTGTACATTCTATCAAGCATCAGTGAAGGCCTTACAACACTAGGTGCGCAAAAAGACTCCTATACAG ATACAATGGTTTGTACTGGTTGTTGTGCAACACTGGATCATATTGTGacatatttatttaaacaaatgtaTCCAAAAG GGGGCTATGCAAGGAGGAAAAATGCTGTTGTACCAGGAGGAGGAGATttatttttacaagttttaAAACAACATCCAGAAATCCTTCAACAAATATTAAGTACTGTTTTAAATGTGATAATGTTTGAGGATTGTAGAAATCAATGGAGTATGTCACGTCCGCTATTGGGGTTAATTCTTTTAAACGAAGAT TATTTTAATCAATTACGAGAAAATATTATTAGAAGTCAACCGGTTAATAAGCAGGCAACAATGGCACAgtggtttgaaaatttaatggAAGGAATTGAAAGAAATTTACTCACAAGGAATAGAGATAg GTTTACACAAAATTTGTCATCACTCATAAAAGATATAAATGATACCTCGAAAGGACCTTCTTACACGTCTGCAAATACTGTCAATGAAATGATGACGTAG
- the Ranbp16 gene encoding ran-binding protein 16 isoform X1 → MDHIQEVQQLELLCKQLYESQNSAHRAEAEKALVAFQNAPDTLTKCQLLLDRGNSAYAQLLAATTLTKLVSRSGGLSLQQRLDIWNYVLTYLATQPKLPNFVIQALVTLFARISKLGWFDSDKDEFVFRNVVNDVTKFLQGSVEHCMIGVQLLSQLTCEMNQVSDADANRSLTKHRKIASSFRDTQLFEIFKLSCTLLSTARENCKNLNFNDEAQHGLMRQLLKLAHNCLTFDFLGTSTDESDDLCAIQIPNNWRPIFLDPTSLKLFFDLYHSLPNSLSSLALSCLVQIASVRRSLFSNSERTQFLTHLVNGVINIIQNLRGLSDPGNYHEFCRLLLRLKSNFQLGELISLEHYPEDIQLIAKFTVQSLQMWQFSPNSLHYLLTLWQKMVSSIPYVKSGDLHLLDIYTPEVVNAYITSRFESVAIVVRERLEDPLDDLGVVQQQLEQISVIGRCEYQKTYTLLVQLFDQAARTYQELMTQTASPTQQMDITIQEGQLTWLVYIIGGVIGGKVTFNCNEELDAMDGELVCKVLQLMNLTDSRLAQGGCEKLESAMLSFFEQFRKIYVGEQVQKTPKVYRRLSDVLGVNDESMILGILIRKIITNLKYWGRSEQIISKTLQLLNDLSVGYSCVRKLVKLEEVQFMLNNHTGEHFPFLGNNVPVSEMRCRSMFYTSLGRLLMVDLGEDEERFHTFMLPLTAALESLGQLMGAADPSLFAAEEAKKAVIGLARDLRGLAFAFNTVTSYMMFFDWIYPNYTPILLHFVELWHYEPQVTTPVLKLFAELVQNRSQRLLFEASSPNGILLFREASKVICSYGNRILNVEVPKDQIYPLKLKGISICFSMLKAALCGNYVNFGTFRLYGDEALDNALNTFVKLLLSIPQSDLLDYPKLSTTYYALLEYLAQDHMVFLSTLEPRLFLYILSSISEGLTTLGAQKDSYTDTMVCTGCCATLDHIVTYLFKQMYPKGGYARRKNAVVPGGGDLFLQVLKQHPEILQQILSTVLNVIMFEDCRNQWSMSRPLLGLILLNEDYFNQLRENIIRSQPVNKQATMAQWFENLMEGIERNLLTRNRDRFTQNLSSLIKDINDTSKGPSYTSANTVNEMMT, encoded by the exons ATGGATCACATACAGGAAGTACAGCAGCTGGAGTTGCTATGCAAGCAATTGTACGAATCACAAAATTCTGCGCATCGTGCAGAGGCTGAAAAGGCACTTGTTGCTTTTCAAAATGCACCAGATACGCTTACAAAGTGCCAGCTCCTACTTGATCGAGGAAATTCTGCATATGCTCAATTATTAGCAGCCACTACATTGACAAAATTGGTTTCACGCTCTGGAGGGCTCAGTTTACAACAAAGGCTTGACATAT GGAATTATGTTCTCACCTATTTAGCAACTCAACCAAAATTACCAAATTTTGTAATACAAGCTTTGGTTACATTATTTGCTAGGATATCAAAGCTTGGTTGGTTCGATTCTGACAAAGATGAATTTGTCTTTAGAAATGTGGTTAACGATGTAACAAAATTTCTTCAG GGGTCTGTGGAACACTGTATGATAGGAGTACAATTACTTTCTCAATTGACTTGTGAAATGAATCAAGTATCGGATGCTGATGCAAATAGGTCTCTTACAAAACATAGAAAAATTGCCAGTAGCTTCAGAGATACACagctttttgaaatatttaagttATCGTGTACTTTACTGAGTACAGCACGCGAGAATTGTAAAAATCTAAATTTTAATGATGAAGCACAA caCGGTCTGATGAGACAGCTTTTAAAACTGGCACACAACTGTCTAACATTTGACTTTCTTGGAACGTCAACGGATGAAAGCGACGATCTTTGTGCGATACAAATTCCAAACAATTGGCGACCCATATTTCTGGATCCTACATCGTTAAAACTTTTCTTTGATCTATATCATAGTCTACCCAACTCATTGTCATCTTTGGCTCTATCGTGTTTAGTCCAAATAGCATCTGTCAGAAGAAGTTTATTTTCAAATTCAGAAAGGACACAATTTTTAACACACTTGGTTAACGGTGTGATAAacataatacaaaatttaaggGGCCTGAGCGACCCTGGGAACTATCACGAATTTTGTAGACTACTATTAAGGTTAAAAAGCAATTTTCAACTCGGTGAACTGATTTCACTTGAACATTATCCAGAAGATATACAATTAATCGCAAAATTTACAGTCCAAAGTTTACAAATGTGGCAATTTTCACCCAATAGTTTGCATTACCTTTTAACTTTGTGGCAAAAAATGGTGTCATCTATACCATATGTGAAATCCGGTGATCTACATTTATTAGATATATACACACCGGAAGTTGTGAATGCATACATTACTTCGAGATTCGAATCGGTTGCGATAGTGGTTAGGGAACGTTTGGAAGATCCACTTGATGATTTAGGAGTGGTACAACAGCAATTAGAACAAATATCGGTAATCGGAAGATGTGAATATCAAAAGACATATACCTTATTAGTACAACTCTTTGATCAAGCTGCTAGAACGTATCAAGAGTTAATGACACAAACAGCATCTCCTACTCAACAAATGGATATCACTATACAAGAAGGTCAACTCACATGGCTTGTATACATTATAG GTGGTGTCATTGGTGGAAAAGTAACATTTAATTGTAATGAAGAGTTAGACGCGATGGATGGCGAATTAGTCTGCAAAGTACTTCAGTTAATGAATTTGACCGACTCGAGACTTGCACAAGGTGGCTGTGAAAAATTGGAGTCAGCAATGTTGAGCTTTTTCGAACAATTTCGTAAGATATACGTAGGCGAACAAGTTCAAAAAACTCCTAAGGTATATAGAAGACTGTCGGACGTTTTGGGCGTGAATGATGAATCTATGATACTCGGTATTCTAATTCGAAAAAT AATAACGAACTTGAAATATTGGGGCCGTAGTGAAcaaattatttcgaaaacatTACAGTTATTAAATGATCTATCTGTGGGTTATAGCTGCGTTCGTAAACTTGTAAAATTAGAAGAAGTACAATTTATGCTCAACAATCACACA GGAGAGCATTTTCCATTTTTGGGAAACAATGTTCCTGTATCAGAAATGCGTTGTAGATCAATGTTCTACACATCCTTGGGTAGATTATTGATGGTAGATTTAGGTGAAGACGAAGAAAGGTTTCACACTTTTATGTTACCTCTAACAG CTGCATTAGAAAGTTTGGGACAATTAATGGGCGCTGCTGATCCCTCACTTTTCGCAGCAGAAGAAGCGAAAAAAGCAGTAATCGGTTTAGCGAGAGATTTGAGAGGTTTAGCTTTTGCATTTAATACAGTGACATCATACATGATGTTCTTTGACTGGAT ATATCCAAACTATACACCGATTTTATTACATTTTGTGGAATTATGGCATTACGAACCACAAGTCACAACTCCCGTCCTAAAATTATTTGCTGAATTAGTACAAAATAGAAGTCAACGATTACTGTTTGAGGCATCTTCTCCAAacggaattttattatttcgtgaAGCTAGTAAAGTGATATGTAGTTACGGTAATCGTATATTGAATGTTGAAGTTCCGAAAGATCaaatttatcctttaaaactgaAAGGAATAAGTATATGCTTTAGTATGCTAAAAGCTGCTTTGTGTGGAAATTACGTGAATTTTGGAACGTTCAGATTGTACGGTGATGAGGCTCTAGATAATGCGCTTAATACATTTGTAAAATTACTCCTTAGTATACCACAAAGTGATTTATTG GATTACCCAAAGTTATCTACAACATATTACGCGTTACTAGAATACTTGGCACAGGATCACATGGTTTTCCTCTCCACCCTAGAACCCAGACTTTTCTTGTACATTCTATCAAGCATCAGTGAAGGCCTTACAACACTAGGTGCGCAAAAAGACTCCTATACAG ATACAATGGTTTGTACTGGTTGTTGTGCAACACTGGATCATATTGTGacatatttatttaaacaaatgtaTCCAAAAG GGGGCTATGCAAGGAGGAAAAATGCTGTTGTACCAGGAGGAGGAGATttatttttacaagttttaAAACAACATCCAGAAATCCTTCAACAAATATTAAGTACTGTTTTAAATGTGATAATGTTTGAGGATTGTAGAAATCAATGGAGTATGTCACGTCCGCTATTGGGGTTAATTCTTTTAAACGAAGAT TATTTTAATCAATTACGAGAAAATATTATTAGAAGTCAACCGGTTAATAAGCAGGCAACAATGGCACAgtggtttgaaaatttaatggAAGGAATTGAAAGAAATTTACTCACAAGGAATAGAGATAg GTTTACACAAAATTTGTCATCACTCATAAAAGATATAAATGATACCTCGAAAGGACCTTCTTACACGTCTGCAAATACTGTCAATGAAATGATGACGTAG